Proteins encoded together in one Styela clava chromosome 12, kaStyClav1.hap1.2, whole genome shotgun sequence window:
- the LOC144430478 gene encoding uncharacterized protein LOC144430478, whose amino-acid sequence MFKSNVAIATRKVSCLEVLSYDRKVCIGLPPVYTREEIPIRRSQIPTPDKARAWPHIEKIADLIPPYHPIVPVGLLLGNNIPSVLRPREIIAGHDDQPYAQRSILGWGIVGAVRRSSLKPAVSHLIDTDVSNHDVDIYPEVTCRFALLTKTKEIIEPHHLQRMLELEFTERENKYSELSIDDSRFLKILSENIVRTNDGHFEMPLTLKSREVSLPNNRSLALRRLLQLKKRLLKDERFKNDYVEFMENTLRDCAERVPDEELLLLNGKFNYIPHSGIYHKRKTDQIRVIFDCFAVYAGVSLNDYLLQGPNLMSNLVGILWRFRQDSIAVVSDIKSMFHQFYVKEEDRNLLRFLWWEDSNFHISIVEFRMKSHPFGAASSPGCANFGLKRCADEGEAEYGEAAANYIRQDFYMDDGLKSVATVEEAVDLIQQSRALCASAGLKLHKFISNNREVLDSIPEDERAKHIKTLDVTVDPLPIERTLGIVWCIESDDFQFKIEIKDLPFTRRNILSSVSSIFDPVGFLAPVVLRGKMILQELCKEKYDWDDPVPNYLRSKWEKWRNEILELERLKIPRCYKPEDFGRISSVELHSFSDASEIGYGQCTYLRLTNERGEIHCSFVMGKARVAPLRQITIPRMELTAAVISAKMSDLIVRELEYKDISVFHWVNSKVVQGYINNEAKRFHVFVANRVQQIHDLSKSDTWFYIDSSANPSDDASRGISARELLYDSRWLRGPEFLWQRDQSWKSSLYKADEETENCLIEEMRKATCFVTNCNNGFVTYLEPERLERFSSWNSAIRAVANCIRYVRLIKSRVQNEYVMEKLNVEHMMQAERQVVKGLQSKYFEREIQYLKSEVVNQDDAVVNAHVKQSNLNKISSLFRLDPILDSCGILRIGGRIRLCSTICAEMKHPIIFPRKSHLTTLLIDHHHIQACHSGRGFTHNMLRQRGYWICGGSSAVSYHIMNCFQCKRLRGRTHLQKMSDLPEDRLEEAPPFTFCGLDIFGCFYIKEKRSEIKRYCVLFTCLSSRAIHIETVNSLETSAFINALRRFLCRRGPTRMIRSDCGTNIIGCRNDLNKALQEMDQETIKNYLLSEHCDWIEFKFNSPSSSHMGGVWERQIRTVRSVLEPLLWKCGSQLDDEGLRTFCCEAENVVNSRALTTDPLCDPSMPAPLTPNHLLTKKAKLLLPPPGKFQDADLYARKRWRRVQFLANEFWKRWRNEYVHTLQHRQKWTNKQRNFKTGDVVLISDESSPRNLWKLGRVSETTAGSDGLVRRVKLNVANRNLNSAGKRVSTPTVLERPIHKLVLLVPYDKDKDSRETKKME is encoded by the coding sequence ATGTTCAAAAGCAATGTGGCCATTGCAACTAGAAAAGTATCATGTTTGGAAGTGCTCAGCTATGATCGTAAAGTGTGTATAGGATTGCCACCGGTGTACACTCGAGAAGAAATTCCAATTAGACGATCACAAATACCCACACCAGATAAGGCAAGGGCATGGCCTCATATAGAAAAAATTGCTGATCTAATTCCACCATATCATCCAATCGTTCCAGTTGGATTATTGCTTGGGAACAACATTCCTAGTGTACTGAGACCTAGAGAAATAATTGCTGGCCATGATGACCAGCCATATGCTCAAAGGTCAATTCTGGGCTGGGGAATTGTTGGAGCAGTGCGGAGGTCTTCACTCAAACCAGCTGTTTCTCATCTGATTGATACTGATGTAAGCAACCATGATGTAGATATTTATCCTGAAGTAACATGCAGATTTGCTTtattgacaaagacaaaagaaaTTATTGAGCCTCACCATCTACAGCGAATGCTGGAGCTAGAATTCACAGAGCGTGAAAATAAATACAGCGAGCTTTCCATTGATGACTCtcgatttttgaaaattttatcagaAAATATAGTCAGAACCAATGATGGTCATTTCGAAATGCCTCTGACTTTAAAGTCTAGGGAAGTTTCATTACCAAATAATAGATCACTAGCATTGCGTAGACTGCTCCAACTTAAAAAGAGACTACTGAAAGACgaaagatttaaaaatgacTATGTTGAATTCATGGAAAACACACTTCGAGATTGTGCCGAAAGGGTCCCAGATGAAGAATTGTTGCTGCTCAATGGTAAATTTAACTACATACCTCACTCTGGAATTTACCATAAAAGGAAAACTGATCAAATCAGAGTTATATTTGATTGCTTTGCGGTCTACGCTGGTGTTTCACTAAATGACTACCTTTTGCAGGGTCCGAATTTAATGTCAAATTTGGTTGGAATTTTATGGAGATTCAGGCAAGATTCTATTGCAGTAGTAAGCGATATTAAGTCCATGTTCCACCAGTTTTATGTAAAAGAAGAAGACAGAAATCTCCTACGGTTCTTATGGTGGGAAGATAGCAACTTCCACATAAGTATCGTAGAATTTCGAATGAAAAGTCATCCATTTGGAGCAGCCAGCAGTCCAGGTTGTGCAAACTTTGGTTTAAAACGATGTGCTGATGAAGGAGAAGCCGAATACGGAGAAGCGGCAGCTAACTATATTCGACAGGATTTCTATATGGATGATGGGTTGAAGTCTGTGGCTACAGTTGAAGAAGCAGTTGATTTAATTCAACAGAGTCGAGCACTCTGTGCCAGTGCTGGCCTCAAATTGCATAAATTCATATCTAATAACCGTGAAGTGCTTGATTCCATACCAGAAGATGAAAGAGCTAAGCATATTAAAACTCTGGACGTCACAGTTGATCCTCTACCAATTGAAAGGACTTTGGGTATTGTCTGGTGTATTGAATCCGAcgattttcaattcaaaatagaaataaagGATCTTCCGTTTACTAGAAGAAACATCCTCTCTTCGGTGAGCTCTATTTTTGATCCTGTGGGATTTTTAGCACCAGTTGTTTTAAGaggaaaaatgattttacaagaactctgcaaagaaaaatatgactGGGATGACCCAGTGCCTAATTATTTGCGAAGTAAGTGGGAAAAATGGCGCAATGAAATTCTAGAATTGGAGCGACTGAAGATTCCTCGCTGTTATAAACCTGAAGACTTTGGCCGTATCAGCTCTGTTGAACTTCATAGTTTCTCGGATGCCAGTGAAATTGGTTATGGCCAGTGTACTTATTTGAGACTGACTAATGAGCGGGGTGAGATTCATTGCAGTTTTGTTATGGGAAAGGCTCGTGTAGCCCCGTTGAGGCAAATCACAATACCAAGAATGGAGCTGACTGCAGCTGTGATCTCAGCAAAAATGAGTGACCTAATTGTTCGGGAGCTCGAGTATAAGGACATCAGTGTTTTTCATTGGGTGAATAGCAAGGTAGTTCAAGGCTACATAAATAATGAGGCAAAAAGATTTCATGTGTTCGTAGCTAACCGTGTGCAACAGATACACGATTTGAGTAAATCTGATACATGGTTTTACATCGATTCATCTGCGAATCCTAGTGATGACGCCTCAAGAGGCATAAGTGCAAGAGAACTTCTTTATGATTCTCGCTGGCTAAGAGGACCAGAATTTCTTTGGCAACGAGATCAGAGTTGGAAAAGCTCATTATATAAAGCTGATGAGGAAACTGAAAATTGTTTGATAGAGGAAATGAGAAAGGCCACCTGTTTTGTCACCAATTGTAATAATGGATTTGTCACCTATCTTGAACCAGAGAGACTGGAGAGATTTTCTTCGTGGAATTCAGCTATTCGTGCCGTTGCCAACTGCATTCGGTATGTTCGATTGATAAAATCTAGAGTACAAAATGAGTATGTAATGGAGAAGTTAAATGTAGAACACATGATGCAGGCTGAAAGGCAGGTTGTGAAAGGTTTGCAATCTAAGTATTTTGAACGAGAGATCCAGTATCTGAAAAGCGAAGTTGTAAACCAAGATGACGCGGTTGTCAATGCCCATGTCAAACAAAGCAATCTGAACAAGATTAGCTCTTTGTTTCGCTTAGACCCGATACTGGATTCGTGTGGAATATTGAGAATTGGGGGACGGATTAGACTTTGCTCGACTATTTGTGCAGAGATGAAGCATCCTATTATTTTTCCGAGGAAAAGCCACTTAACCACCTTGCTTATTGATCATCATCACATCCAGGCTTGTCACTCAGGGCGAGGCTTTACTCATAACATGCTGCGCCAGCGAGGTTATTGGATATGCGGTGGATCTTCTGCTGTGTCGTATCATATTATGAATTGTTTCCAATGCAAACGTCTTAGAGGAAGAACtcatttgcaaaaaatgtcagaCTTGCCTGAGGACAGACTTGAGGAGGCTCCGCCTTTTACCTTTTgtggtttagatatttttggaTGTTTTTACATCAAAGAAAAAAGATCAGAGATCAAGCGGTACTGTGTTTTATTTACTTGCTTGTCATCCAGAGCAATACATATAGAAACGGTAAATTCACTTGAAACTTCTGCTTTCATCAATGCTTTGCGTCGATTTCTATGCCGAAGAGGGCCAACGAGAATGATCAGATCTGACTGTGGAACTAATATAATTGGATGCAGAAATGATCTGAATAAAGCATTGCAAGAAATGGATCAGGAGACGATAAAGAATTATTTACTTTCTGAACATTGCGACTggatagaatttaaattcaatagtCCAAGTTCGAGTCACATGGGAGGAGTATGGGAAAGGCAGATACGAACTGTGCGGTCTGTGCTGGAACCTCTTCTATGGAAATGCGGATCTCAATTAGATGACGAAGGGCTTAGAACATTTTGTTGCGAAGCTGAAAATGTGGTCAACTCCCGAGCACTAACAACAGATCCTCTCTGTGATCCAAGTATGCCTGCCCCATTGACTCCTAATCATTTACTAACAAAGAAGGCTAAACTGTTGCTTCCGCCACCAGGGAAGTTTCAAGATGCTGATTTATATGCTCGTAAAAGGTGGCGAAGGGTGCAGTTTCTGGCTAATGAATTTTGGAAACGATGGAGGAATGAATATGTACATACCCTACAACACCGTCAAAAGTGGACAAATAAGCAAAGAAATTTCAAGACTGGTGATGTAGTCCTAATTTCAGATGAAAGCTCACCAAGAAACCTTTGGAAGCTTGGTCGAGTATCTGAGACAACTGCTGGAAGtgatggccttgttcggagggTAAAATTGAATGTGGCAAACAGGAACTTGAATTCTGCTGGTAAACGAGTATCTACACCGACAGTGCTAGAGCGCCCCATTCACAAGCTGGTTCTTCTCGTACCATATGACAAAGATAAAGATTCTCGTGAGACGAAGAAAATGGAATAG
- the LOC144430480 gene encoding transient receptor potential cation channel subfamily A member 1 homolog, which yields MTPLHLACVVGEIEIVEALVDNGAEINETWESGATPLITAAKYGHEKIVDYLIEKNAEKETKTRKGYTALLTSAKYGQSRVVVYLLNTAQVDINVQANDSTIIHVCATKNQLTVLEKIIEESGKKKELIAMVNIPDKNRNTPLHIAAMKGYFTFAKFLLEQLGCAKSSKNKDFRTPFHLAVINGHVKIVKYLLELDNRIVYDTDKKENTALHLAALEERATCVRILLQSGADIYAENEDGLTPLDCCAANGRLKGAELLIESSGDMIKSDEKRTWNRTWNQTWKPLHKACEKDNVDMVKLLLDNGADVGYLDGEISFNALDVAAENHSQDCAMYIIETDDWKKALKAAKPRISDNKENWQTPMRRLIRNLPEVAEKVMDKCITEEKWTENLNGTTKEIHLRHHMVNVLEDLDDTADYRLRVSMY from the exons atgactcCGTTACATCTGGCATGTGTTGTTGGAGAAATTGAGATAGTCGAGGCTTTGGTGGATAACGGTgctgaaataaatgaaacttgGGAGAGTGGAGCAACACCACTGATTACAGCAGCGAAATATGGACATGAGAAAATTGTGGACTATCTTATTGAAAA aaacgcagaaaaagaaACTAAAACTCGTAAAGGATACACAGCTTTGTTGACATCAGCAAAGTATGGACAATCTCGCGTTGTTGTTTATTTGTTGAATACGGCACAAGTTGATATAAATGTACAAGCAAATGATAGTACTATTATCCACGTTTGTGCAACAAAAAACCAGTTGACAGTTTTAGAAAAG ATAATAGAAGAAAGTGGAAAGAAAAAAGAGCTCATTGCTATGGTGAATATTCCGGATAAGAACAGAAACACTCCACTTCACATTGCAGCAATGAAAGGTTATTTCACATTTGCAAAG TTTCTATTGGAGCAACTCGGTTGTGCAAAAAGCtcgaaaaataaagatttcAGGACACCGTTCCACCTGGCTGTTATCAACGGACACGTGAAGATTGTGAAATATCTTTTAGAGTTAGATAACAGAATAGTTTATGACACTGATAAAAAGGAAAACACAGCACTCCATTTGGCGGCGTTGGAAGAGAGAGCCACTTGCGTTCGAATACTGTTGCAATCGGGGGCTGATATTTACGCCGA aaaCGAAGACGGTTTAACGCCTCTAGATTGCTGCGCGGCAAATGGCAGACTGAAAGGTGCCGAACTTCTGATCGAATCGTCGGGAGACATGATAAAATCAGACGAAAAACGGACTTGGAATCGGACTTGGAATCAGACTTGGAAGCCTTTACACAAAGCTTGTGAGAAGGACAATGTTGATATGGTCAAGCTGTTACTTGA CAATGGCGCAGATGTGGGATATTTGGATGGGGAAATTTCTTTTAATGCATTGGATGTTGCTGCGGAGAACCATAGCCAAGATTGTGCAATGTACATCATTGAAACAGATGACTGGAAGAAAGCTCTGAAAGCCGCGAAAC CGCGCATTTCCGACAACAAAGAAAATTGGCAAACACCAATGCGCAGGCTTATAAGAAATCTACCAGAAGTTGCTGAAAAGGTTATGGACAAATGCATTACCGAag AAAAATGGACAGAAAATCTTAACGGCACGACAAAAGAg ATTCATCTGCGGCATCACATGGTGAACGTTTTGGAAGACCTTGATGATACGGCAGATTATAGGCTTCGGGTGAGCATGTATTAA